In Sphingomonas profundi, the sequence GTGGTGCGGGCGGGGGGGATCGAACCCCCAAGGCCTTGCGGCCGACGGATTTTCTTACCCGCCACGGCTTTCGCCGCCATCCGCGCCGCCTGAGCGGCGGGATGTTCGGGGTCTGGACTATCCCTTCACCATCCCGGCCCGGCGGCAAGCCGGCGGCGGGTACAGGTGCTGCCCGTCTAGTCTCTACACCTTCCCGCGCGCCGTGCGGCGGGCTTGGCTCGGGATCGCCATCTTACAGGGTTCCCCGAATTTGAGCAGTTCTGCATCGCGGGTTTCCCGCGCGAGCACCCAATCGTTCAAGTCCGTTGCGTCTACCAGTTTCGCCACGCCCGCACGGCGCCGCGCACCGCGTGTAGAACGGCGCGCGCGAGCGGCCAAGCTCAGACGTTGAGGCGGAGCCGCATCTCCTTGCCGGGCTTGAAATAGGGCACGCTCTTGGCATCCACCTCCACCGGATCGCCGGTGCGGGGGTTGCGGCCGACGCGGGCGACGCGGGCGCGGGTGGAGAAGGCGCCGAAGCCGCGCAGCTCCACCCGCCGGCCCGTGGCGAGATGGGCCGCGATCGTATCGAAGAAGACACTGACGATTCGCTCGACCTCGCGCTGCGCAAGGTCCGGATTCTCTTCGGCGAGCAGCTGCACGAGCTCTGACCGGATCATCTCACATTCTCCCGCACCTATCCCCCCCCCGGGGATCGTGACCGAACGCCCTCCCGAAAAGGCGAGGGTAATGAATATCGCCCCTCGTGGAGGCGGCGATTACACACATACGTTAGTTGTTCCACCTGCGAAGCTTTTGCAACCGTTCCGTCTTGCCATAAAAGGGCGCAGTCGATTGTCCGGTCGGGTCCACCGGGAATGTTGGGAGAGTGTATGTCGCTGCGCCTTGACCATTGTTTAACGATGCTCGCCGCCGTCGCGAGCCCGGCCGCGCTCTCGGCCGCGCCGCTGCCGCGCCCGCCGGCCTTCGCGATGTGCGGCGTCTGCCACAAGACGGTCGCGACCGAGAAGTCCGTGCTCGGGCCGAACCTGTGGGGCGTCGGCGGCCGCAAGGCGGGCACCATGCCCGGCTTCGCCTACTCGCCGGCGATGCAGAGGTCGGGGATCGTCTGGAACCGCGATGCGCTGCTGGCCTTCGTCACCGCGCCGCAGGCCAAGGTGCCGGGCACGAAGATGGCCTATGGCGGCCAGAAGGATCCGAAGGTGGCCGGCGCCATCGTCG encodes:
- a CDS encoding integration host factor subunit beta, whose product is MIRSELVQLLAEENPDLAQREVERIVSVFFDTIAAHLATGRRVELRGFGAFSTRARVARVGRNPRTGDPVEVDAKSVPYFKPGKEMRLRLNV
- a CDS encoding c-type cytochrome — its product is MLAAVASPAALSAAPLPRPPAFAMCGVCHKTVATEKSVLGPNLWGVGGRKAGTMPGFAYSPAMQRSGIVWNRDALLAFVTAPQAKVPGTKMAYGGQKDPKVAGAIVDYVLSLK